The Chitinophagales bacterium genome includes a region encoding these proteins:
- a CDS encoding carboxypeptidase-like regulatory domain-containing protein yields the protein MRYLLVFLLAAFFPRVSYAQNATVYGNVRNEANQTLPSVSIKISSGGGVRFSDAAGNYEISIAADKEVTLTFSSVGYENYERKVNLKMGQRFPLYVVLIQQTYVIDSITIEDKELRDQPSMVRIDPKLFDALPTTSGGVEAILKVLGASSNNELSSQYSVRGGNYDENLVYVNDFEIYRPFLIRSGQQEGLSFINPDLVGSLLFSAGGFAAKYGDKMSSVLDIEYKKPEKFGGNATISLLGGGLSLEGSSKNHRTRFLFGGRYKTNQYLLNTLETTGEYQPSFIDLQADLTFEVSDKVSLEAIGNYSKNNYTFVPEDRVTTFGTVQQTLRLTVYFDGREVDAYSTAMAGLSLTYKPRKNLNLKFLGSIYGDREDETFDVIGEYYLGEVNNNLGAQDFGQTLYYFGTGTNQVWGRDYLDAYIIKFSHKGSLLQHHHYLQWGFDVNREHIDDNLSEWTRLDSAGYTLPYSSSQINLQDIIRTQHTFSSMRYSAYLQDSWTINEDRNFTLTYGSRISYWDYDRQLLISPRVQLAYQPKWDRDIVFRGAIGAYDQPPFYRELRDLEGNLHPAVLAQRSIHYVIGGDYNFKWWDRPFKFVSEIYYKQLYDLNPYELDNVRIRYFGENSATGYAAGIDFRLNGEFVKDAESWISLSLLSTKENINNDFVYAVDTIFTDPGQGLYTLDSTIVYPGYIPRPTDQFLNFGMFFQDYLPGNENFKVHLNFLFGTGLPTGPPDHVRARDTLRLSPYRRVDIGFSYLLLNGKKQKNIDSKVLGNFENIWISLEVFNLLGVSNEVSYTWVKDITNTVYAVPNYLTGRRLNLKLNVRF from the coding sequence GTTTCTTATGCACAAAACGCAACGGTGTATGGCAATGTACGCAATGAAGCCAATCAGACATTGCCCTCTGTATCCATAAAGATTTCTTCCGGTGGTGGAGTAAGGTTTTCTGATGCGGCGGGAAATTATGAGATTTCGATAGCGGCCGACAAAGAGGTAACGCTTACCTTCTCTTCCGTTGGCTATGAGAATTACGAACGAAAGGTAAACCTCAAGATGGGGCAGCGGTTTCCATTGTACGTGGTTCTGATTCAGCAGACCTATGTCATTGACAGTATCACCATTGAAGATAAGGAGTTGCGCGATCAGCCGAGTATGGTGCGGATTGATCCCAAACTGTTTGATGCTTTGCCTACTACGTCTGGTGGTGTGGAGGCAATTCTGAAAGTGCTTGGCGCTTCCTCCAACAATGAATTATCATCGCAATACTCAGTGCGGGGTGGAAACTACGATGAGAACCTTGTGTATGTAAATGACTTTGAAATCTACCGCCCGTTCCTCATCCGATCGGGCCAGCAGGAGGGCCTGAGTTTTATTAATCCCGATCTCGTTGGATCACTTTTATTTTCTGCCGGAGGTTTTGCCGCCAAGTACGGAGATAAAATGTCGAGCGTGCTCGATATTGAATATAAAAAACCGGAAAAATTCGGCGGCAATGCAACTATCAGCTTATTAGGCGGCGGACTGAGCCTGGAAGGCAGTTCAAAAAATCACCGTACCCGTTTTCTTTTCGGCGGACGCTATAAAACCAATCAATACCTGTTGAATACACTGGAAACAACAGGGGAGTATCAACCTTCATTCATTGATCTACAGGCTGATCTTACTTTTGAAGTGTCCGATAAGGTTTCACTGGAAGCCATCGGCAACTATTCCAAAAACAACTACACGTTTGTGCCCGAAGACCGGGTAACTACCTTCGGCACCGTACAGCAAACCCTTCGGCTCACCGTATATTTCGATGGCAGGGAAGTGGATGCTTACAGTACGGCAATGGCAGGTCTCTCACTCACCTATAAACCAAGGAAAAACCTGAACCTGAAATTTCTTGGTTCCATCTACGGCGATCGCGAGGATGAAACATTTGATGTGATCGGTGAATATTATCTGGGAGAAGTAAATAATAATCTGGGGGCACAGGATTTTGGACAAACACTATATTATTTCGGCACAGGAACAAACCAGGTTTGGGGAAGAGATTACCTTGATGCTTATATCATCAAGTTTTCACACAAGGGCTCATTACTGCAGCATCATCACTATCTCCAATGGGGTTTTGATGTAAACCGTGAACATATTGATGACAATCTCAGCGAATGGACGAGATTGGATTCTGCCGGCTATACACTTCCGTATTCATCGTCACAGATTAATTTACAGGACATCATCCGCACACAGCACACTTTTTCAAGCATGCGGTATAGCGCTTACCTGCAGGATAGCTGGACCATCAATGAAGACCGGAATTTTACCCTTACCTATGGGAGCCGGATCAGTTACTGGGATTACGACAGACAGTTGCTGATCAGTCCGCGGGTGCAGCTGGCCTATCAGCCGAAATGGGACAGGGATATTGTTTTCAGGGGAGCCATCGGAGCCTATGATCAACCGCCATTCTATCGTGAATTACGTGACTTGGAAGGCAATCTTCATCCGGCAGTGCTGGCACAGCGATCGATTCACTATGTTATAGGAGGCGACTATAATTTCAAATGGTGGGATCGTCCGTTCAAGTTTGTTTCAGAGATATACTATAAACAATTGTATGACCTTAATCCCTATGAACTCGATAATGTGAGGATCCGGTATTTTGGAGAGAACAGCGCCACCGGTTATGCCGCAGGTATTGACTTCAGGCTCAACGGAGAGTTTGTGAAGGATGCTGAATCCTGGATTTCTTTGTCATTGTTATCAACCAAGGAAAACATCAACAACGATTTTGTGTATGCGGTTGACACCATATTCACTGATCCGGGGCAAGGCTTGTATACACTCGACAGTACCATTGTTTACCCTGGTTACATTCCGCGGCCTACCGATCAGTTCCTGAACTTTGGTATGTTCTTCCAGGATTATCTGCCGGGCAATGAAAATTTCAAAGTGCACCTTAATTTCCTGTTCGGCACAGGGCTTCCCACTGGTCCTCCTGATCATGTAAGAGCCCGTGATACCTTGCGGCTATCACCGTATCGCCGGGTTGACATCGGGTTTTCTTATCTTTTGCTCAATGGCAAGAAGCAAAAAAATATTGACAGCAAAGTGCTGGGTAATTTTGAGAATATCTGGATATCGCTGGAGGTGTTTAACCTCT